A single window of Solea solea chromosome 9, fSolSol10.1, whole genome shotgun sequence DNA harbors:
- the ppp1r2 gene encoding protein phosphatase inhibitor 2 produces the protein MAAPRPIKGILKNKSSGTDIKSLAEEVPGESSEPAPGLSEEEQQKKSQKWDEMNILATYHPPDKDYGLMKIDEPNTPYNRMVGDDDDEGAQSDSDGHGGLPADDLASKLAEAEGSDPRFMCKEEESSEEEEEEEELTPEEQAKKSHFQMMRKMHYNEGLNIKLARQLIASELEEDEDEDEEMQDDTEEAREETEEISVDPPHEADSLES, from the exons ATGGCAGCTCCCCGGCCGATTAAAGGCATCCTGAAAAACAAGAGCAGCGGCACAGACATCAAATCGCTTGCCGAGGAGGTGCCGGGGGAGAGTTCTGAACCAGCGCCTGGACTCTCGGAGGAGGAACAACA gAAGAAATCGCAGAAATGGGATGAGATGAACATCCTGGCCACGTACCATCCACCTGACAAAGACTATGGCCTGATGAAGATCGATGAACCCAACACACCTTACAACAG GATGGTGGGGGATGACGATGACGAAGGGGCACAGAGTGACTCGGACGGCCACGGTGGACTCCCAGCTGACGACCTGGCATCAAA GCTGGCTGAAGCAGAGGGTTCAGATCCTCGCTTCATGTGTAAAGAGGAAGagagcagtgaggaggaggaggaggaagaggagctgaCTCCTGAAGAACAAG CCAAAAAGAGCCATTTCCAGATGATGAGGAAGATGCATTACAATGAGGGCCTAAACATCAAGCTGGCCCGCCAGCTCATCGCCAGCGAACTGGAAGAAGACGAAGATGAAGACGAAGAGATGCAGGACGACACAGAGGAGGCgagggaggagacagaggagatcAGTGTTGACCCACCACATGAAG ctGATTCTCTGGAGTCGTAG
- the LOC131465909 gene encoding protein ANKUB1-like isoform X1 has protein sequence MKVWVYFEDSCEPFDVPSDLSVRAMKRMVKENFLVPLCDDKHFRQYLELSHGGAALADSWALCDVGITSGSAVRCLIKTEQRPVMHVFNAVTGDTLAITGSEALLHTSVAQLKSMVSTQSSLPVSAFRLSTLNDVQLYNCNRLQDYAITMGTTVHLDTWDGWVDFLRGCLLGHRLTVQTHLSEERLVRRFQLRVALYIAATLGHLDMAGWLLERGAHAGEPVGVHPYRQWCHKTAHRDAAKCPIHAAVENSQLLILKLFVTRNILSLVCQNPDGRNPLKIAIQHGHRDCVRYLANKLCSVVSLPNMSLPMHIYLQMKHWVRLGQRRAATNQSQYTTGAPFKARVGDMLLVDGFNQPQMSYKSRKAMTTLKRDQSRPIQTKTVQLLPPIRNLCSVSLSKKAQPQLPSMQSVNPGDLKTTQNRWKSDDKRGRFPLLSVNRERVQKKVFAEPPPKFSNILTASLEKLSQQCDRTPRENAMYYLGIASTFKEKPWSKQLSIARTLARRHLHPMA, from the exons ATGAAGGTGTGGGTCTACTTCGAGGACTCCTGTGAGCCTTTTGACGTCCCTTCAGATCTTTCTGTGAGGGCCATGAAGCGGATGGTGAAG GAAAACTTTCTTGTGCCGCTCTGTGATGACAAGCATTTTCGACAATACCTGGAGCTGAGTCACGGTGGTGCTGCACTGGCCGACAGCTGGGCTCTGTGTGACGTCGGCATCACCAGTGGCAGTGCCGTACGATGCCTGATAAAg ACTGAGCAAAGGCCTGTGATGCATGTGTTCAATGCTGTGACTGGGGACACCTTAGCCATCACAGGCAGTGAGGCTCTTCTGCACACATCCGTTGCTCAATTGAAATCAATGGTGTCCACACAGAGTAGCCTTCCTGTCAGCGCCTTCAGACTGAGCACACTTAATGACGTGCAGCTCTACAACTGCAACCGACTGCAGGACTATGCCATTACAATGG GTACTACAGTCCATTTGGACACATGGGATGGGTGGGTGGACTTTCTCAGAGGTTGTCTCCTGGGTCACAGATTGACAGTCCAGACCCACCTATCTGAAGAAAGGCTGGTGAGGAG GTTTCAGCTGCGGGTGGCGCTGTACATTGCTGCCACTCTAGGTCACCTGGACATGGCAGGCTGGCTGCTGGAGAGGGGGGCCCATGCTGGAGAACCTGTGGGAGTCCATCCTTACCGCCAGTGGTGTCATAAAACTGCCCACCGAGATGCTGCAAAGTGTCCCATCCATGCAGCTGTGGAAAACAGTCAGCTCCTCATCCTCAAACTCTTTGTTACCAGGAACATTTTGTCTTTGGTTTGTCAAAATCCTGATGGCCGTAACCCTTTGAAAATTGCCATTCAGCACGGCCACAGGGATTGTGTGCGTTACTTAGCCAACAAGCTGTGCTCAGTGGTATCTCTGCCAAATATGTCCCTTCCCATGCATATATACCTCCAGATGAAACACTGGGTTAGACTGGGACAGAGAAGAGCAGCCACCAATCAATCCCAATACACCACTGGTGCTCCATTCAAAGCCAGGGTGGGAGACATGTTGCTGGTCGATGGCTTCAACCAGCCACAGATGTCTTATAAATCCAGGAAAGCCATGACCACACTAAAAAGAGACCAATCCAGACCAATCCAGACCAAGACTGTGCAACTCTTACCGCCCATTAGAAACCTTTGTTCAGTATCACTCTCTAAAAAGGCACAACCCCAGCTACCCAGCATGCAGTCAGTGAACCCTGGTGATCTTAAAACGACACAGAACAGGTGGAAGAGTGATGACAAAAGGGGCAGGTTTCCACTCCTGTCAgttaacagagagagagtgcaaaAGAAGGTGTTTGCAGAGCCACCACCAAAATTTTCCAATATTCTGACTGCATCTCTGGAGAAGCTCTCTCAGCAGTGTGACCGAACACCAAGAGAAAATGCCATGTACTACCTAGGCATAGCCAG TACCTTCAAAGAAAAACCTTGGTCGAAACAGCTGAGCATTGCACGGACTTTGGCAAGGAGGCACCTCCATCCCATGGCCTGA
- the LOC131465909 gene encoding protein ANKUB1-like isoform X2 codes for MHVFNAVTGDTLAITGSEALLHTSVAQLKSMVSTQSSLPVSAFRLSTLNDVQLYNCNRLQDYAITMGTTVHLDTWDGWVDFLRGCLLGHRLTVQTHLSEERLVRRFQLRVALYIAATLGHLDMAGWLLERGAHAGEPVGVHPYRQWCHKTAHRDAAKCPIHAAVENSQLLILKLFVTRNILSLVCQNPDGRNPLKIAIQHGHRDCVRYLANKLCSVVSLPNMSLPMHIYLQMKHWVRLGQRRAATNQSQYTTGAPFKARVGDMLLVDGFNQPQMSYKSRKAMTTLKRDQSRPIQTKTVQLLPPIRNLCSVSLSKKAQPQLPSMQSVNPGDLKTTQNRWKSDDKRGRFPLLSVNRERVQKKVFAEPPPKFSNILTASLEKLSQQCDRTPRENAMYYLGIASTFKEKPWSKQLSIARTLARRHLHPMA; via the exons ATGCATGTGTTCAATGCTGTGACTGGGGACACCTTAGCCATCACAGGCAGTGAGGCTCTTCTGCACACATCCGTTGCTCAATTGAAATCAATGGTGTCCACACAGAGTAGCCTTCCTGTCAGCGCCTTCAGACTGAGCACACTTAATGACGTGCAGCTCTACAACTGCAACCGACTGCAGGACTATGCCATTACAATGG GTACTACAGTCCATTTGGACACATGGGATGGGTGGGTGGACTTTCTCAGAGGTTGTCTCCTGGGTCACAGATTGACAGTCCAGACCCACCTATCTGAAGAAAGGCTGGTGAGGAG GTTTCAGCTGCGGGTGGCGCTGTACATTGCTGCCACTCTAGGTCACCTGGACATGGCAGGCTGGCTGCTGGAGAGGGGGGCCCATGCTGGAGAACCTGTGGGAGTCCATCCTTACCGCCAGTGGTGTCATAAAACTGCCCACCGAGATGCTGCAAAGTGTCCCATCCATGCAGCTGTGGAAAACAGTCAGCTCCTCATCCTCAAACTCTTTGTTACCAGGAACATTTTGTCTTTGGTTTGTCAAAATCCTGATGGCCGTAACCCTTTGAAAATTGCCATTCAGCACGGCCACAGGGATTGTGTGCGTTACTTAGCCAACAAGCTGTGCTCAGTGGTATCTCTGCCAAATATGTCCCTTCCCATGCATATATACCTCCAGATGAAACACTGGGTTAGACTGGGACAGAGAAGAGCAGCCACCAATCAATCCCAATACACCACTGGTGCTCCATTCAAAGCCAGGGTGGGAGACATGTTGCTGGTCGATGGCTTCAACCAGCCACAGATGTCTTATAAATCCAGGAAAGCCATGACCACACTAAAAAGAGACCAATCCAGACCAATCCAGACCAAGACTGTGCAACTCTTACCGCCCATTAGAAACCTTTGTTCAGTATCACTCTCTAAAAAGGCACAACCCCAGCTACCCAGCATGCAGTCAGTGAACCCTGGTGATCTTAAAACGACACAGAACAGGTGGAAGAGTGATGACAAAAGGGGCAGGTTTCCACTCCTGTCAgttaacagagagagagtgcaaaAGAAGGTGTTTGCAGAGCCACCACCAAAATTTTCCAATATTCTGACTGCATCTCTGGAGAAGCTCTCTCAGCAGTGTGACCGAACACCAAGAGAAAATGCCATGTACTACCTAGGCATAGCCAG TACCTTCAAAGAAAAACCTTGGTCGAAACAGCTGAGCATTGCACGGACTTTGGCAAGGAGGCACCTCCATCCCATGGCCTGA